TTGATTCTTTAAAGCGGGTTGTAAGAAACCATACTTTAGTGTTGTAAAAAAAAGAGATTGAAATGGTTTAATATCAAGTTCTTTTATGATCAAACGCTCTTCAATAGGCTTAATTACTCGTGGACATTTTGTTATAATAATAATTTGTGCACGATAACGCTCTCTTGCTGATTCTCTTAATCTACCATAAGGAAGTATATGGTCTCTAGTGATTAAGCGATTGAAATCGGTTAATAGTATATGTAAACCAGGATTTACTTTTCTGTGCTGGAATGCATCATCTAGAAGTATGATATCAGGGCACAACTCTTTTTCTTTAGAAAGAAGAATATCAATACCACGTACTCTCTGTTCATCCACAGAGACAATGACATCTTTATGTTTGGTTTTCATCTGTAGAGGTTCATCTCCAACTTCTTGAGCTGTGGATTCATTTGTAACTTCTAAGAATCCGGATGTCTTTCTTTTATAACCTCTAGATAGCGTTGCGACTTTAAACTTTTGCTTCAATAATTCTATAAGATATTCCGTATGAGGAGTTTTACCTGTTCCTCCTACCGTAATATTCCCAATAGAGATAATCGGTTGAGAATATTCCGTACTATTGATCAAATTATAATCATACAGTAAGTTTCGAATGTATGTTACAATACTATATATCCAAGATAGGGGTATAAGAATAATATTTTTCACTAAGCTTGTTTTGTTATATACTTTATTCTCTTCAAAAGTATAAAAGATAAGTCAAAAAAAAGTTCATTTGATTTATAATCAAATGAACTTTTTCTTAATGTTATATTTTGTCTTTTATTAGTTAATCTCTTCTTTATATGGAAGCATCATATAAACGCCATTCATCTCTTTGGCTGACTTTACATCATTCCATACTTTGAAAACATCCTTTCCAATCATTGATTCTATAAGTTGAACCTTAATTTGTTCTGTTGAAAGTTCAAGAAGGGCAGAGATCTGGTCTTTATTTTTAGGATAAGTAACAATCTTGGCATCTTCCGCTTTCGCTTCCTCTTTGGCTACTTGTATTGCATCTTGTAGGTCTCCAATCTTGTCAACCAACCCAATTTTAATTGCTTCTTGACCACTCCAAACACGTCCTCTTGCAATTTTATGCACTGCTTCTTTTGTCATTCCACGTCCTTCTGCCACACGTTGAATAAATAGATCGTATCCTTTGTTGATATAAGTTTCTAGCATGCCTTTATGAAAACTAGTTAATGGCTGCATAATGCTAAGAGGTGCTCCATTTTTACTAGTAGAAACATAATCGCTAGTTACTCCAATCTTGTCTTGGATTAGTTTTTTTGCATTTGGAATGGTTGCAAAGATTCCTATCGATCCAGTGATTGTATTTTTATCGGCAATAATTTTAGTTCCTGCACATGACATATAATATCCGCCAGAAGCAGCATAATCACCCATTGAGACAATAACAGGTTTTACTTCCTTCGCAAGAGCTATTTCTCTCCACATTACTTCAGAGCCATAAGCACTACCACCAGGAGAGTTCACACGCAATACGATTGCTTTTACATTTTCATCTTCTCTTACTTTACGAATTGAACGAGCGATCTTTTCTGGGTTTATTTCACTCGTTTTCATTGTGTTGTCTACAATAGCTCCTTGTGCGAAAATTATCGCAATTTTATCTTTTGAGAATTTCTTTAAATCTTCATCTGAGTCTGTTAATTTGTAGTCTGAGATGCTTACTAGGTTCAGTTTATCATCCTCTTCTCTATCTGAAAGCTTCTTTAGGTCTTCGATTACCTGATCTTTATATTTTAAAGCATCAACTAATCCACTCTTTAATGCTTTTTCGTTATTTCCAAAGGTGGCAACATCATCAGCAATTACTTGAATATCGTTTTGTGAAATGTTTCTTGAAGATGAGATTTGTTCTTTGATGACACCCCATATGTCTCCTAGATATTTCACCGCTTGATCTCTATCTTCCTTACTCATGCTACTACGAGTGTACTGATCGGTAGCTGATTTGTATATATTCCCTCTTCCTTTATATACTTGGACTTCAACACCAACTTTGTCTAAAGCATTTTTAAAGTATGTTCTCTCTGTTGTAAGTCCACTGAAATAGATATACCCTCTTGGATTAGCAACAATACTATCGGAAACAGAAAGCAAATAGTAAGTCTTTGTTTCTGTATTTTCAATGTATGTGTATATGAATTTTCCACTCTTCTTAAATTCCTTAAGTAGGTCTCTAAATTCAGTTGTTGTAGCATATGGTGCCATAATACCATAAGAACTATCAATATAAATACCTTTGATTTTTGGATCTTTTGCTGCATCTTCAAGCTTGGATTTCATATTATACAAACCATATGCACTAAGATTATTAAAGAAAGGGAGATCAAACTCTTCAAAAGGATTGTCTTGGACTCTATCAACAAAAGGTTTGTTTAATTTGATGACCAAAACACTGTTATCTTTCACTACTGTGTTATCACCAGAGGTGGCAACAGCAATAGCACTGATGATAATGATTCCAATAAAAAATAGCAATCCAATGCCAATGATGGAACCTAGTATGGAAGCAAGTAGGTTTCTTAAGAATTTCATAGTACGTCGTATTAATAGTTATAAAGTTAATATACTAATAGGTAGTATTTCCTACCTTAAAATTACAAAATGTTAAAATAAAAATAGTATGAATTTTGTCTTTATTGGCCTTGGAGGAAATCAAGGTGAAATGATAAGTAACTTAGAAAATGCAAAATATCATTTAAAGAAGGTGGTTGGCCGTATTATAAAGACCTCTCCGTTATATGAATCTGAACCTTGGGGTTTCGAATCGGATACAAACTTTATAAACTGTGTGGTTAAGATAGAGACCATCTTATCGGCAGAGCAAGTGCTCCATTCTGCTTTAGAGATAGAGGCTGAACTAGGAAGATTAAGGAAAGGGAAAGGCTATGCTTCAAGACCAATGGATATCGATATTATCGATTTTAATGGAAGTGTTTTGGATGACTATCCAATATTAGTTTTGCCTCATCCAAGAATGCATTTGCGCAAGTTTGTTCTATTACCACTTCAAGATATAGAACCTAAGTGGTTACACCCTAAATCAAAGAAGACGATAAATGAGCTCTTAATAGAATCTGGGGATGACACCCAAATAAAAAAGGTGAAGTAAAACTTCACCTTTTTTATTATTTTGAATCAATCTTTGAACCGAATGCGAGATCTCCAGCATCTCCCAAACCGGGAACAATATATGATTTTGAATTTAGCTCTTTATCAACGGCACCTACCCAAAGAGTCACGTTCTCTTCTCCTAAATGCTTCTTAACGTATTCAACACCTGGTTCACTACCAATTACAGAGACAATATGTACGTGCTTAGGAGTCCCTTTTTCAAGAAGTGCTTTAAAACCAACTTCCATTGATGAACCTGTTGCAAGGATAGGATCTGAAAGAATCACAATCTTGTCATCTAATGATGGGGAAGCAATGTATTCGAATTCGATACAGATATCTTCTCCTTCAT
The Prolixibacteraceae bacterium DNA segment above includes these coding regions:
- the lpxK gene encoding tetraacyldisaccharide 4'-kinase, producing MKNIILIPLSWIYSIVTYIRNLLYDYNLINSTEYSQPIISIGNITVGGTGKTPHTEYLIELLKQKFKVATLSRGYKRKTSGFLEVTNESTAQEVGDEPLQMKTKHKDVIVSVDEQRVRGIDILLSKEKELCPDIILLDDAFQHRKVNPGLHILLTDFNRLITRDHILPYGRLRESARERYRAQIIIITKCPRVIKPIEERLIIKELDIKPFQSLFFTTLKYGFLQPALKNQKGVEHSLKGKEILLFTGIANPTPLVDYLKSQEAEVTLLEFPDHYQFKKSDFENIVNQWEKLSSQEKLILTTDKDLMRVKDIEGLPLAIEENLYTIPLEIEFIGENKNYFDTKIMRYVSENTSNFNISTKQFRASPS
- the upp gene encoding uracil phosphoribosyltransferase produces the protein MVHIIGENNSLFNNYIAEIRDVEIQKDPMRFRRNLERVGEIMAYEISKHLEFKDTSVQTPLGVAPVSVVENNIVLATILRAGLPLHQGLLNSFDRAENCFISAYRKHNEGEDICIEFEYIASPSLDDKIVILSDPILATGSSMEVGFKALLEKGTPKHVHIVSVIGSEPGVEYVKKHLGEENVTLWVGAVDKELNSKSYIVPGLGDAGDLAFGSKIDSK
- the sppA gene encoding signal peptide peptidase SppA; amino-acid sequence: MKFLRNLLASILGSIIGIGLLFFIGIIIISAIAVATSGDNTVVKDNSVLVIKLNKPFVDRVQDNPFEEFDLPFFNNLSAYGLYNMKSKLEDAAKDPKIKGIYIDSSYGIMAPYATTTEFRDLLKEFKKSGKFIYTYIENTETKTYYLLSVSDSIVANPRGYIYFSGLTTERTYFKNALDKVGVEVQVYKGRGNIYKSATDQYTRSSMSKEDRDQAVKYLGDIWGVIKEQISSSRNISQNDIQVIADDVATFGNNEKALKSGLVDALKYKDQVIEDLKKLSDREEDDKLNLVSISDYKLTDSDEDLKKFSKDKIAIIFAQGAIVDNTMKTSEINPEKIARSIRKVREDENVKAIVLRVNSPGGSAYGSEVMWREIALAKEVKPVIVSMGDYAASGGYYMSCAGTKIIADKNTITGSIGIFATIPNAKKLIQDKIGVTSDYVSTSKNGAPLSIMQPLTSFHKGMLETYINKGYDLFIQRVAEGRGMTKEAVHKIARGRVWSGQEAIKIGLVDKIGDLQDAIQVAKEEAKAEDAKIVTYPKNKDQISALLELSTEQIKVQLIESMIGKDVFKVWNDVKSAKEMNGVYMMLPYKEEIN
- the folK gene encoding 2-amino-4-hydroxy-6-hydroxymethyldihydropteridine diphosphokinase, whose amino-acid sequence is MNFVFIGLGGNQGEMISNLENAKYHLKKVVGRIIKTSPLYESEPWGFESDTNFINCVVKIETILSAEQVLHSALEIEAELGRLRKGKGYASRPMDIDIIDFNGSVLDDYPILVLPHPRMHLRKFVLLPLQDIEPKWLHPKSKKTINELLIESGDDTQIKKVK